Proteins encoded by one window of Thermococcus sp. JdF3:
- a CDS encoding tRNA(Met) cytidine acetyltransferase TmcA, whose amino-acid sequence MTVKVRFDREVREYAKGEKVKDDVLRLTETALAQALEKFHRRMILIEGDTPRKAELAGILAGASARVLSDALEELKKKRLRDESEDGIQVLYATDALGEDTFGRKRYEAFRKHFDILAGSNADVKAVTFKHTRDILGRTYDLLVLDMSYDYSPNDLGRIIETVRGGGLIFILAHPFEKWKKMWTGFHKSLVTPPYTIDDVKKRFNRRLIRKFAEYDGIYIITENGKLRKKPKRNKTQAKIKGRRGVEIPGETVFPRELYEMALTEGQVEVLRAFEGLVEEEGMLVLTADRGRGKSVSVGIAAIGFALALNKRTRIVVTAPEPENVQALFRFAKRALERLGFKPHVVEEKGLIKELYARKIGLRYYPPTEGYRKSADLYILDEAAGIHVPILHKYLNKPRVVYSSTIHGYEGAGRGFSVKFLKKAKEKRPFKELHMEEPIRYAEGDPIERWLFDVLLLDAEPVELTEEDYGLIKNGEVYFEEPDLDDWFEKDRKDLRNFVGIYILAHYRNRPSDVALLADAPHHEARVLRLKNGKIVTAIQIAKEGNIPKKVVEKMVKGYKPRGNIIPDMMVKHHMLKEFAKLKGYRIVRIATHPDAMDMGLGSKALELMEKEAREKGLDWIGSGFGASEELARFWVRNGFAVVHLSPARNPVSGEFTAIVLKPISERAKRLIRQASDEFRIRLTEWLGDTHRELEPEIARWLFETPFGEAVDYPVHLTEVQKKRLDAFTGKVLTYDTVLDAVKPIVKLYFLDGWMKPYLDERQIKLLIYRVLQAHSWEETARLIDRTETFTMIEVRDIIRGLWYYYKRLL is encoded by the coding sequence GTGACCGTCAAGGTCCGCTTTGACAGGGAAGTGAGAGAATACGCCAAAGGCGAGAAGGTTAAGGACGATGTTCTCAGGCTCACCGAGACTGCCCTGGCGCAGGCGCTTGAGAAGTTCCACAGAAGGATGATTCTGATAGAGGGCGATACGCCGCGAAAGGCGGAGCTGGCCGGAATTCTGGCCGGAGCTTCAGCGCGCGTTTTGAGCGATGCCCTGGAGGAGCTGAAGAAAAAGCGCCTCCGCGATGAGAGTGAGGATGGGATACAGGTTCTCTACGCAACTGACGCCCTGGGGGAGGACACCTTCGGGCGGAAGCGCTACGAAGCATTCAGAAAGCACTTCGACATTCTCGCGGGCTCAAACGCCGATGTGAAGGCTGTGACATTCAAGCACACCCGCGACATACTCGGAAGGACGTACGACCTGCTCGTCCTGGACATGAGCTACGACTACTCCCCCAACGACCTCGGGAGGATAATCGAGACCGTCCGCGGAGGGGGGCTCATCTTCATCCTGGCACATCCCTTTGAGAAGTGGAAGAAGATGTGGACGGGCTTCCACAAGAGCCTCGTCACGCCGCCCTACACGATAGACGACGTGAAGAAGCGCTTTAACAGGCGCCTTATCCGGAAGTTCGCCGAGTACGATGGGATTTACATCATCACCGAGAACGGCAAGCTCAGGAAGAAGCCGAAGCGGAACAAGACCCAAGCGAAGATTAAGGGCCGCCGGGGCGTCGAGATTCCAGGCGAGACGGTTTTCCCGCGCGAGCTGTACGAGATGGCGCTCACCGAGGGGCAGGTGGAAGTTCTCAGGGCCTTTGAGGGGCTGGTCGAGGAGGAGGGAATGCTCGTTCTCACGGCGGACAGGGGTCGTGGAAAGAGCGTCTCCGTAGGCATTGCCGCGATAGGCTTTGCCCTCGCCCTTAACAAGCGCACCCGCATCGTTGTAACCGCCCCCGAGCCGGAGAACGTCCAGGCCCTCTTCCGCTTCGCAAAGCGCGCCCTCGAGAGGCTCGGCTTCAAGCCCCACGTCGTGGAGGAGAAGGGCCTCATAAAGGAGCTCTACGCGAGGAAGATTGGATTGAGATATTACCCGCCCACGGAGGGCTACCGCAAGAGCGCCGACCTCTACATCCTGGACGAGGCCGCCGGAATCCACGTTCCCATACTCCACAAGTACCTCAACAAGCCCCGCGTCGTTTACTCCTCCACGATTCACGGCTACGAGGGTGCAGGTAGGGGATTCTCGGTCAAGTTCCTGAAGAAAGCCAAGGAAAAGCGCCCCTTTAAAGAGCTCCATATGGAGGAGCCGATACGCTATGCGGAAGGCGACCCCATCGAGAGGTGGCTCTTCGATGTCCTCCTGCTCGATGCTGAGCCGGTTGAGCTCACGGAGGAAGATTACGGGCTGATAAAGAACGGCGAGGTGTACTTTGAGGAGCCCGACCTCGATGACTGGTTTGAAAAGGACAGGAAGGACCTCAGGAACTTCGTCGGTATCTACATCCTCGCCCACTACCGCAACAGGCCGAGCGACGTGGCCCTGCTCGCCGATGCGCCGCACCATGAGGCCCGCGTTCTCCGCCTCAAGAACGGCAAGATAGTGACGGCGATTCAGATAGCCAAGGAAGGCAACATCCCCAAAAAAGTCGTTGAGAAGATGGTCAAGGGCTACAAGCCGCGCGGCAACATAATCCCCGACATGATGGTCAAGCACCACATGCTCAAGGAGTTCGCCAAGCTGAAGGGCTACCGCATCGTCCGCATAGCCACGCATCCTGATGCCATGGACATGGGGCTGGGCAGCAAAGCCCTTGAGCTCATGGAAAAAGAGGCGCGTGAGAAGGGCCTCGACTGGATTGGCTCCGGCTTCGGTGCGAGTGAGGAGCTTGCCCGCTTCTGGGTCAGGAACGGCTTCGCGGTGGTGCACCTCAGTCCAGCCCGCAACCCGGTCAGCGGTGAGTTCACCGCGATAGTCCTCAAGCCGATAAGCGAAAGGGCGAAGAGGCTCATTCGCCAGGCCAGCGACGAGTTCAGAATCCGGCTTACAGAGTGGCTGGGCGACACCCACAGGGAGCTTGAGCCTGAGATAGCGCGCTGGCTCTTCGAAACCCCCTTCGGTGAGGCCGTGGATTACCCCGTCCACCTCACGGAGGTCCAGAAGAAGAGACTGGACGCCTTCACAGGCAAGGTTCTGACCTACGACACCGTGCTCGACGCGGTCAAGCCGATAGTGAAGCTCTACTTCCTCGACGGCTGGATGAAGCCCTACCTCGACGAACGCCAGATAAAGCTCTTGATCTACCGCGTGCTCCAGGCCCACAGCTGGGAGGAGACCGCGAGGCTCATAGACAGAACCGAAACCTTCACCATGATAGAGGTACGCGACATCATCAGGGGCCTCTGGTACTACTACAAGAGGCTCCTCTGA
- a CDS encoding TIGR00288 family NYN domain-containing protein, with protein MAGSNWERIISMTKDGMRSIGMMRRKMSRGKRIALLIDGPNILRKEFGIKLEDIVEALEGLGDLRVAKVVLNQYAPQGLIEAVSNQGFDTMVVSGETGVKLAVEAMREIYNPNIDAIAIATRNAEFLPVILKAKEKGKETIVLGIEPGFSAALKHAADYTIILNPKGDEE; from the coding sequence ATGGCGGGCAGCAACTGGGAGCGGATAATATCGATGACGAAGGACGGGATGAGGAGCATCGGAATGATGCGGAGAAAGATGAGCCGGGGAAAGAGGATAGCTCTTCTCATTGATGGCCCGAATATTCTTCGTAAGGAGTTCGGGATAAAGCTTGAGGACATAGTCGAGGCCCTCGAGGGACTCGGCGACCTGCGCGTTGCCAAGGTTGTCCTCAACCAGTACGCCCCCCAGGGGCTCATCGAAGCCGTCTCGAACCAGGGGTTCGACACCATGGTCGTCTCCGGTGAGACCGGGGTGAAGCTCGCGGTGGAGGCGATGCGCGAGATATACAACCCGAACATCGATGCCATAGCCATAGCGACCCGAAACGCGGAGTTCCTCCCGGTCATCCTCAAGGCCAAGGAGAAGGGCAAGGAGACGATAGTGCTCGGCATAGAGCCGGGCTTTTCCGCGGCCCTCAAGCACGCGGCGGACTACACAATAATCCTGAACCCGAAGGGTGATGAGGAATGA
- a CDS encoding TIGR00288 family NYN domain-containing protein: protein MKETLFKVLRRGEKEVGAEPPKHVRGKSIGLIIDGPNILRKEFGIKLEDIVEALERIGKIRVAKVVLNQYAPQGLIEAVVNQGLEPIIVAGDTDVRIAIEAMELIYNSDVEVIALATRDADFLPLINEAKRRGKETIAIGVEPGFSVALQNAADYVIRMEGKGEERANNF, encoded by the coding sequence ATGAAGGAGACCCTCTTCAAGGTGCTCCGCAGGGGCGAAAAGGAGGTCGGGGCCGAGCCCCCCAAGCACGTGAGGGGCAAGAGCATCGGCCTGATAATCGACGGTCCGAATATTCTCCGCAAGGAGTTCGGGATAAAGCTTGAGGACATAGTCGAGGCGCTTGAGAGGATCGGAAAGATACGCGTTGCCAAGGTCGTCCTCAACCAGTACGCCCCCCAGGGACTCATCGAAGCCGTCGTCAATCAGGGACTCGAGCCGATAATCGTCGCCGGCGACACGGACGTCAGGATAGCGATAGAGGCAATGGAGCTCATCTACAACTCGGACGTAGAGGTCATCGCCCTGGCCACCCGCGATGCGGACTTTCTCCCCCTCATCAACGAGGCCAAACGTAGGGGTAAGGAGACCATAGCCATAGGCGTTGAACCCGGCTTTTCCGTGGCCCTTCAGAACGCGGCCGACTACGTGATAAGAATGGAGGGAAAGGGGGAGGAACGGGCAAATAACTTTTAA
- a CDS encoding calcium/sodium antiporter — protein sequence MIVEIILFAVGLVLLIKGSDYFVEAASRVAKGFGVSEFIIALVLASIATTLPEVTVSAISSYQGNPDIALGNAIGSALANIALILGVSALIMPLSVERTAWKNALFMVAVTAYAGLLMHDGTISRLDGASLILIYFGFLYYLYRKHMTLEELPEGGTRDPRRDALIMLGSGLVVVIGAKLVVDSAVTIARAYGVPEIVIGLTMVSIGTSLPELTNSLMATLKRLPNISVGNIIGANILDVLMVIGIASLINPIKVDATVYTFTLPLTLLVMGLLTAVLRLTGRIDRVTAGVFLAVYAYFLYAYTTGAVRL from the coding sequence GTGATAGTTGAAATAATACTCTTCGCCGTCGGTCTGGTTCTTCTCATCAAGGGGAGCGATTACTTCGTGGAGGCGGCCTCCCGCGTCGCCAAGGGGTTCGGCGTCAGTGAGTTCATAATCGCACTCGTCCTCGCGAGCATCGCCACCACTCTGCCGGAGGTAACGGTCTCGGCCATATCCTCATACCAGGGGAACCCCGACATAGCGCTGGGCAACGCCATAGGGAGTGCCCTCGCCAACATAGCCCTCATCCTTGGGGTCTCGGCCCTGATAATGCCCCTCAGCGTTGAGAGAACCGCCTGGAAAAACGCCCTCTTCATGGTGGCCGTCACCGCCTACGCGGGCCTGCTCATGCACGACGGGACCATAAGCCGGCTCGACGGTGCCAGCCTCATACTCATATACTTCGGCTTCCTCTATTACCTCTACAGGAAGCACATGACGCTCGAGGAACTTCCCGAGGGCGGAACCCGCGACCCCCGCAGGGATGCGCTGATAATGCTCGGAAGCGGTCTGGTCGTGGTCATCGGCGCCAAACTGGTCGTGGACAGCGCAGTAACGATAGCCAGGGCCTACGGTGTTCCGGAAATCGTAATCGGTCTGACGATGGTGTCCATAGGCACCTCCCTGCCGGAGCTCACGAACTCCCTCATGGCCACCCTCAAGAGGCTGCCCAACATAAGCGTCGGCAACATAATCGGCGCCAACATACTCGACGTGCTCATGGTCATAGGAATAGCGTCCCTGATAAACCCCATAAAGGTGGATGCGACGGTCTACACCTTCACCCTGCCGCTGACCCTCCTCGTTATGGGGCTCCTAACCGCCGTCCTGAGGCTCACGGGAAGGATAGACAGGGTTACCGCTGGTGTTTTTCTGGCGGTGTACGCCTACTTCCTGTACGCCTACACCACCGGTGCCGTGAGGCTCTGA
- a CDS encoding thiamine ABC transporter substrate binding subunit: protein MKKLGAFLAVLLLLGLLVPKPVAAEETLTVYSYDSIEWWMKEIVPLFEQKYGVKVNLVLIGDAGEVLNRLILEKDNPQADVVVGIDNSYLAKAIDAGVLEPYKPANADVIPDWIVEKFDPTYHLTPYDYGFIAINYRKDMVQNPPASLEDLTKPEWKGKLIIEDPRTSSPGMAFLLWTVAVYGDDWLYYWEKLKENDVQIVKGWSEAWGAFSEGEYPLVLSYATSPAATVYYDNNTNVGAVAFREGNYLQIEGAGIVKGARNRELAEKFIEFLISAEAQEKLPLNQWMYPVNGDVELPEVFQYAVKVDKPVAIDSREIETNYETWLKQWTQLMVEGKSPDEILGKTTTETGGETDNTGICGPALIVGLAVLPLLLRRRR, encoded by the coding sequence ATGAAGAAGCTTGGTGCGTTCCTCGCCGTGCTGCTGCTCCTGGGGCTCCTGGTTCCAAAACCGGTCGCCGCTGAAGAAACGCTGACGGTTTACTCCTACGACAGTATCGAGTGGTGGATGAAGGAGATAGTACCGCTTTTCGAACAGAAGTACGGAGTCAAGGTGAACCTCGTCCTCATCGGTGACGCCGGCGAGGTTCTCAACAGGCTCATCCTTGAGAAGGATAATCCCCAGGCTGACGTCGTTGTGGGCATAGACAACAGCTACCTGGCGAAGGCCATAGACGCGGGTGTCCTGGAGCCGTACAAGCCGGCCAACGCCGACGTAATTCCGGACTGGATCGTTGAGAAGTTCGACCCGACTTACCACCTCACGCCCTACGACTACGGCTTCATAGCCATCAACTACCGCAAGGACATGGTTCAGAATCCCCCGGCAAGCCTCGAAGACCTCACCAAGCCGGAGTGGAAGGGCAAGCTGATAATCGAAGACCCGCGCACGAGCTCGCCGGGAATGGCCTTCCTCCTCTGGACAGTGGCCGTTTACGGCGACGACTGGCTCTACTACTGGGAGAAACTGAAGGAGAACGACGTTCAGATAGTCAAGGGCTGGAGCGAGGCGTGGGGTGCGTTCAGCGAGGGCGAGTACCCGCTCGTCCTCAGTTACGCCACCTCCCCCGCCGCCACGGTTTACTACGACAACAACACCAACGTCGGAGCCGTCGCCTTCAGGGAGGGCAACTACCTCCAGATAGAGGGTGCCGGAATCGTCAAGGGGGCCAGGAACAGGGAGCTGGCCGAGAAGTTCATCGAGTTCCTCATCAGTGCCGAGGCTCAGGAGAAGCTCCCGCTCAACCAGTGGATGTACCCCGTTAACGGAGACGTTGAACTCCCGGAGGTCTTCCAGTACGCGGTCAAGGTGGACAAGCCCGTCGCAATAGACTCCAGGGAGATAGAGACCAACTACGAGACATGGCTCAAGCAGTGGACCCAGCTCATGGTCGAGGGCAAGAGCCCGGATGAGATACTCGGGAAGACGACCACCGAAACCGGCGGAGAAACCGATAACACCGGCATATGCGGACCTGCCCTGATAGTTGGCCTCGCCGTGCTCCCGCTTCTCCTCAGGAGGAGGCGGTGA
- the asnS gene encoding asparagine--tRNA ligase, producing the protein MIDKVYCVDVQPDMEGKRVKLAGWVYRKREVGKKVFIVLRDSTGIVQTIFKKELSEEAYEKAKKAGIESSVIIEGTVRADPRAPTGVEIQADRIEIVQNVDFFPITKDASEEFLLDVRHLHLHSPKVASIMKVKATMMQAAREWLLQDGWYEVFPPILVTGAVEGGATLFKLKYFDKTAYLSQSAQLYLEAAIFGLEKVWSLTPSFRAEKSRTRRHLTEFWHLELEAAWMDLRDIMKVEEELVSYMVQRTLELRRSEIETFRKDLTTLKNAVPPFPRVSYDEAIDILQSKGVEIEWGEDMGADEERILTQEFEAPFFVYGYPKGIKAFYMKEDPEDPRKVLAADMLAPEGYGEIIGGSQREDSYDKLVQRILEEGMKPEDYEWYLDLRKYGSVPHSGFGLGLERLVAWVLKLDHVRWATLFPRTPSRLYP; encoded by the coding sequence ATGATTGATAAGGTTTACTGTGTCGATGTTCAGCCGGATATGGAAGGTAAACGCGTCAAGCTCGCAGGATGGGTTTACAGAAAGAGGGAAGTGGGAAAGAAGGTCTTCATAGTCCTCCGCGACTCGACCGGGATAGTTCAGACGATATTTAAGAAAGAGCTGAGTGAGGAAGCCTACGAAAAAGCCAAAAAGGCGGGCATAGAGTCGAGCGTCATCATCGAAGGAACCGTCAGGGCAGACCCCCGCGCGCCCACCGGTGTTGAGATTCAGGCGGACAGAATTGAGATCGTGCAGAATGTCGACTTCTTCCCGATAACGAAGGACGCGAGCGAGGAGTTCCTCCTCGACGTCAGGCACCTCCACCTCCACTCGCCCAAGGTCGCGAGCATAATGAAGGTCAAGGCGACGATGATGCAGGCCGCCCGCGAGTGGCTCCTCCAGGACGGCTGGTACGAGGTCTTCCCGCCGATACTCGTCACCGGCGCCGTCGAGGGCGGCGCGACCCTCTTCAAGCTCAAGTACTTCGATAAGACCGCCTACCTCAGCCAGTCGGCCCAGCTCTACCTGGAGGCTGCCATCTTCGGCCTCGAAAAGGTCTGGTCGCTAACTCCGAGCTTTAGAGCGGAGAAGAGCAGGACGAGAAGGCACCTCACCGAGTTCTGGCACCTTGAGCTCGAGGCCGCCTGGATGGACCTCCGGGACATCATGAAGGTCGAGGAGGAGCTCGTCAGCTACATGGTTCAGCGCACCCTGGAGCTCCGGAGGAGCGAGATTGAGACCTTCAGGAAAGACTTAACCACCCTCAAGAACGCGGTTCCGCCCTTCCCGAGGGTGAGCTACGACGAAGCCATAGACATCCTCCAGAGCAAGGGCGTCGAGATAGAGTGGGGAGAGGACATGGGCGCCGACGAGGAGAGGATCCTCACCCAGGAGTTCGAGGCCCCGTTCTTTGTCTACGGCTATCCAAAGGGCATTAAAGCATTCTACATGAAGGAGGACCCGGAGGACCCGAGAAAGGTTCTCGCCGCGGACATGCTCGCGCCCGAGGGGTACGGCGAGATAATCGGTGGAAGCCAGCGTGAGGACAGCTACGACAAGCTCGTGCAGAGGATTCTGGAGGAGGGTATGAAGCCGGAGGACTACGAGTGGTACCTCGACCTCAGGAAGTACGGCAGCGTTCCGCACAGCGGCTTCGGACTGGGCCTTGAGAGGCTCGTCGCCTGGGTGCTGAAGCTCGACCACGTCCGCTGGGCAACCCTGTTCCCGAGGACGCCGAGCAGGCTCTACCCGTGA
- a CDS encoding amidohydrolase family protein, producing the protein MFALIGTAVDCGSARKNIAVMVENGFIRDVIPRERVGEYAVDEVYGGDGYIILPGLVNAHTHTAMSKFRGLGEDVPIEKWLSDVIWPAELEWRPEDVRRWALLGMAEALANGSTTINDHYFFADEIAKAAQEVGIRAFIGQTVMDTIDFTIAAPEEGFRFFKDWVGKDGLVTPTLAPHATNTVSLELMSEIGEFARGRNALIHVHLSQSMGEVREVKRRYGLSPVEYLERAGVLGDNLIGVHGIYLSDSEVSLYAKSGAALVHCSLSMAKLEGRIAPIIELFERGTNIALGNDSPNPVGLMDMFTEMRFAAVLNKVWRRRTDVASAREVFRWATVGGAKALGLRAGLIKPGYLADLVLINARKTQFLPGENPHSHVVYSARGSDVELVMVNGEIVYRNGLFTKLGKRMEELWAEFRPS; encoded by the coding sequence ATGTTCGCACTTATAGGAACCGCCGTTGACTGCGGATCGGCCAGAAAGAACATCGCGGTCATGGTGGAAAACGGGTTCATTCGGGACGTCATCCCCCGGGAAAGGGTCGGTGAATACGCCGTCGATGAAGTTTACGGGGGAGACGGCTACATCATCCTGCCTGGCCTGGTCAACGCCCACACCCACACCGCCATGTCGAAGTTCCGGGGCCTCGGTGAGGACGTGCCCATAGAGAAGTGGCTCAGCGACGTTATATGGCCCGCGGAGCTGGAGTGGAGGCCCGAGGACGTTCGCCGTTGGGCGCTCCTCGGAATGGCTGAGGCGCTGGCCAACGGTTCGACGACGATAAACGACCACTACTTCTTCGCCGACGAAATAGCGAAGGCCGCCCAGGAAGTTGGAATAAGGGCCTTCATCGGCCAGACCGTTATGGACACGATTGACTTCACCATAGCCGCGCCCGAGGAGGGCTTCAGGTTCTTTAAGGACTGGGTGGGCAAGGATGGGCTCGTGACCCCCACCCTCGCGCCCCACGCCACCAACACGGTGTCCCTTGAGCTGATGAGCGAGATCGGCGAGTTTGCCCGCGGTAGGAACGCCCTGATTCACGTTCACCTCTCCCAGAGCATGGGGGAGGTACGGGAGGTCAAACGCCGCTACGGCCTCTCCCCCGTGGAATACCTCGAAAGGGCCGGCGTACTTGGGGACAACCTTATCGGTGTCCACGGCATCTATCTGAGCGATTCAGAGGTTTCCCTCTACGCGAAAAGCGGTGCGGCGCTCGTTCACTGCTCCCTGAGCATGGCAAAGCTTGAGGGAAGGATAGCCCCGATAATAGAACTCTTTGAGAGGGGAACGAACATCGCCCTCGGAAACGACTCCCCCAATCCAGTGGGCCTGATGGACATGTTCACGGAGATGCGCTTTGCGGCGGTTCTGAACAAGGTCTGGAGGAGAAGAACTGACGTCGCCTCGGCGAGGGAAGTTTTCCGCTGGGCTACGGTCGGGGGGGCAAAGGCCCTCGGGCTGAGGGCGGGCCTCATAAAACCCGGCTACCTCGCGGATCTGGTCCTGATAAACGCCAGAAAGACCCAGTTCCTTCCCGGGGAGAATCCACACTCCCATGTGGTTTACTCGGCCCGGGGAAGCGATGTCGAGCTGGTCATGGTGAACGGAGAGATCGTTTACAGAAACGGTCTGTTCACGAAACTTGGAAAAAGGATGGAGGAGCTGTGGGCGGAGTTCAGACCTTCCTGA
- a CDS encoding NfeD family protein, whose translation MEALPISLLILGLLVIALDMMVTAFITPIGIAMVVMGLLMGFGVNFTESFVAALIAAVISYIIVGRYVKKDVQDAGKGKYTFELKGKRGKVVEIGKDHYIVELEGDRWIALAEGDEKPGIGDTVEVVNVDGVKLMVRKV comes from the coding sequence ATGGAAGCGCTTCCGATTTCCCTTCTCATCCTTGGCCTCCTCGTGATAGCCCTGGACATGATGGTTACCGCGTTCATAACCCCTATTGGAATAGCAATGGTCGTCATGGGACTCCTGATGGGGTTCGGGGTGAACTTCACCGAGAGCTTCGTCGCCGCCCTCATAGCGGCGGTGATTTCATACATAATCGTCGGCCGCTATGTAAAAAAGGACGTCCAGGACGCCGGAAAGGGCAAGTACACCTTCGAGCTGAAGGGCAAGCGCGGGAAGGTGGTTGAAATAGGAAAGGACCACTACATCGTCGAGCTTGAGGGAGACAGGTGGATAGCGCTGGCCGAGGGGGACGAAAAGCCCGGAATCGGCGACACCGTTGAGGTCGTCAATGTGGACGGCGTCAAGCTCATGGTCAGGAAGGTCTGA
- a CDS encoding SPFH domain-containing protein has translation MPFAGAALIIIGVFLLIMLLLSVKVIRPYQKGLVERLGKFNRILEPGIHFIIPFMERVKVVDMREHVVDVPPQEVICKDNVVVTVDAIVYYQILDPVKVVYNVSNFLMAIIKLAQTNLRAIIGEMELDETLSGRDIINAKLREELDKITDRWGVKITRVEIQRIDPPKDIQDAMAKQMTAEREKRAMILLAEGERESKIKKAEGEKQAAILQAEGEKQRQILVAEGQAEAIRKVLEALSMADEKYLALQYIEKLPELGRQGNLIVPYDTESLIGLLRILQKVRDIPMPETPKPPSGDGGEEVTPSEPGEGNSDLNPEKA, from the coding sequence ATGCCATTTGCCGGAGCAGCGCTTATCATAATCGGAGTGTTCCTTTTGATAATGCTTCTGCTGAGCGTGAAGGTGATCCGTCCGTACCAGAAGGGTCTCGTCGAGAGGCTCGGAAAGTTCAACAGGATCCTGGAGCCGGGAATACACTTCATAATACCATTCATGGAACGCGTTAAGGTCGTGGACATGCGCGAGCACGTCGTGGACGTGCCGCCGCAGGAGGTCATCTGTAAGGACAACGTCGTCGTTACAGTCGATGCCATCGTCTACTACCAGATACTCGACCCCGTCAAGGTCGTCTACAACGTCAGCAACTTCCTGATGGCGATAATCAAGCTCGCCCAGACCAACCTGCGTGCCATCATAGGTGAGATGGAGCTCGACGAGACGCTCTCCGGAAGGGACATAATCAACGCAAAGCTGAGGGAAGAACTCGACAAGATAACCGACCGCTGGGGTGTCAAGATAACCCGCGTTGAGATACAGCGCATAGACCCGCCCAAGGACATTCAGGACGCGATGGCCAAGCAGATGACGGCTGAAAGGGAGAAGAGGGCCATGATACTCCTCGCGGAGGGCGAAAGGGAGAGCAAGATAAAGAAAGCCGAGGGTGAAAAGCAGGCGGCCATACTCCAGGCCGAGGGTGAGAAGCAGAGGCAGATACTCGTCGCCGAGGGTCAGGCCGAGGCAATACGGAAGGTTCTCGAGGCACTCTCGATGGCCGACGAGAAGTACCTCGCCCTCCAGTACATCGAGAAGCTTCCCGAGCTCGGAAGGCAGGGCAACCTGATCGTGCCCTACGACACCGAGTCCCTGATCGGACTGCTGAGGATACTCCAGAAGGTGAGGGACATCCCGATGCCCGAGACGCCCAAGCCTCCCAGTGGCGATGGCGGGGAGGAAGTGACCCCCTCCGAGCCTGGTGAAGGAAACTCGGATTTGAACCCGGAAAAGGCTTAA